CGAAATGCTTGCCAATTATTTGGAAGAACATCCGAAACAAGCGCGTTTAATTGTAGATAAAGTTATTTTGGCGGCAACGGCTCGTCATGCAGCGCGTAAAGCACGCGAATTGGTACAACGTAAAAATGTACTTACTGGCGGCGGACTTCCTGGAAAATTGTCGGATTGTTCGGAACGTGATCCTGCGATGTGCGAAATATTTTTGGTAGAGGGAGATTCCGCAGGTGGAACAGCGAAACAAGGTCGTAACAGGGCTTTTCAAGCGATTCTTCCGTTGAGGGGAAAAATCCTGAACGTGGAAAAAGCGATGGAGCATCGTATTTACGACAGCGAAGAGATAAAAAATATTTTTACGGCATTGGGCGTTTTCAGAGGCACAACAGAAGATCAACGTGCTTTGAATATGGAAAAATTGCGCTACCATAAAATAATTATTATGTGCGATGCTGATGTGGATGGAAGTCATATTACGACTTTAATTTTAACTTTCTTTTTCCGACACATGAGGGAATTGGTAGAGTTCGGACATATTTATATTGCAACGCCTCCTTTGTATCTTGTTAAAAAAGGAAAAGAACAACGCTATTGCTGGACAGAAGAAGAACGCACTATGCATATCAAAGAATTAGCTGGAGGCGAAGGAAAAGAAAATACAGTAGGCGTACAACGTTACAAAGGTTTAGGAGAGATGAATGCAGAGCAATTGTGGCAAACTACTTTAAATCCTGAATTCCGTACCTTGCGTAAAGTTACCATTGAAAATGCTGCAGAAGCAGATCGTATTTTCTCTATGTTGATGGGTGATGAAGTTCCACCACGTAGAGAATTTATCGAGAAGAATGCTAAATACGCGAAGATTGACGTGTAATTTAGTTTGAAGATTTTCTGATTTATAGGATTTAAAAAAGCCGTTCGAAAAATTATTTTTTTGAACGGCTTTTTTATGGTTGAAAAATATTTCGCTTATCATGCTGACGAAGGAAGCATCTCTTTAATTATAGATTTTTCACCGCGTTCAGAATGACAAAAGAATTTTATTCGAAATCAGATGCCGTCAAAAAATATTTTTTAATGACTATCGGGAACTTTGCACCAAATAATAAATTTTAATTTTTCTTATTAGGTTGTAAAAAGTTGTCGCCAATATATTTGTAATTAAGAATTATTTGATATTTTGTCATATCATTTTTAATTTCTTTTAACTCTGGCATAATTTCAATATAGTCGTACATATGTTTAGCAAGAACCATCAGAAGTGTATCAATCGCAGAGATTACCATTTCTTTTTGCTGTTCAATGGTTTTATTCTGTTGAATTTGAATTACACTAAGTCTACTTGCGTGTGCATAGCAACATAGAAATTTATATTGTTGTCTAAAAAAAGCTTCGCTAAAACCTGCCTTCATAGCTAAATCATGCCATTTGAAATTTAAACGCCATTCTCCTTTTAGAGCTTTTTTTTGGTCATGTTGTTCAAGTAATTTGAAAATCGGATTTTCAGCAAGTTCTCTTTTTATAGTTGCAATTGCTTCTGCTTCCACTTGTTTCTTTATTTTATCTTCTTCCGTTGTTGCTGTCATATCTTTACGCTCAATATAACCAGCTAAGTCCCAACACAAAAAACGAAATTGTTTAAGAGTTTCATTATTCTCTGCAATAAATACATAGTTTAACGCTAAATATGTTTCAAGCGCAGCTCTAGTTAAAACAAATATCGAAGAATAGTCTAATTTGGGTGCAAATAAAATTTCACCATAGCTAAATTGATAACCATTAAGTAAATTCCTTACACTCAATATATGATTAATTATCTTTTGACCAAGTCCTTCTGAGTAATATATCGGAGAATTTTCGGGAAATTGTTTTCCTTTCATTCTATTACCTATTTCAATAGCTGTTTTTATAAGCAAATCTAATTTAGCTGTTGCTATAGTAAATTCAAAATGTATTTCTGAATAATTATCCATTTTAAGCTAAAAATAATTTTTCAAAGCTTTACCAAAACGCCATTTTGTAAAATCGGAATTAAATTTGTTTTATCAAAAGCCAAACAATATTTTATATCTTTTTTGAGATGTAAAGCAGCCAAACGCTGGCGGTGAGAAGAGTTTCTTAAATATTTATGCGGATTTATTTTTGCCGTTTGATACATGTATTTCGATGCTAAAGCGGCATCATCCAAAAAAGGAAAATTTTCGTGTTTCGATAATTCTTCCGCCACAGCGCCCGCAAACAAAGTATCTTCCAAATTAAAACGATTTTTCCAACCCGAACACAAAAGCAACACACTTTTATTTTCTTTTTTCAAAAAATCGCACAAAATGGTAAAATTTAAAAAAGAACCAACGACCACTTTATCCGCATTTTTTGCCGCTTCAATGGCTTGTGTTCCGTTGGTGGTAGTCAAAACGATAGATTTTCCTTTAATGCGCTCCGTCATATAATCGAACGGAGAATTTCCGAAATCAAATCCTTCCACTTTAATCGCATCGCGTTCGGCACCAGCTAAAAAGCCTTTTTGTTTGTAATCCAAGGCTTCTTCAACTGTTGCAACAGGAATAATTTTTTCGGCACCATGATGAAAAGCCGTGCAAATAGCCGAAGTGGCGCGCAACACATCAATAATTACAACGATACTTTCTTTGCGTTCGTAAACGGGATACAAGCTGGGCGAAAAGCAAACTTCTACTTTATTCATCGTGCTTGTTTTTTATTTTTTGACGAGCGTTTTTCTAATTATTTTTCAAAAAAGGAATTTTACAAACCTTTGCCTTGATGGCTTTATCGCGGATTTTAATAAATATCTCCGAATCGGGTTTTGAAAAATTAATTTTTACGTAGCCCATTCCGATGCCTTTATTTAATGATGGCGATTGCGTTCCTGAAGTAACTTTTCCGATTACATTTCCTTCCATATCTGTAATTTCATAATCATGGCGCGGAATTCCACGTTCTATCATTTCGAAACCAATTAATTTTTTGGTAACACCTTTTTCTTTCTGTTCTAAAAATATTTTTTTATTGGTGAAGTCTTTTGTGAATTTCGTAATCCATCCCAAACCTGCTTCTATTGGCGATGTTGTATCGTCAATATCGTTTCCGTACAAACAAAAACCCATTTCCAAACGTAACGTATCTCGCGCGCCCAAACCGATTGGTTTGATGCCAAATTCCTTTCCAGCTTCAAAAATCGCATTCCACATTTTATCCGCTACTTCATTTTCAAAATAAATTTCGAAACCACCAGCGCCTGTGTAGCCTGTATTCGAAATCAGTACGTTTTCAATACCGTTAAATTTTCCTTTTTTAAAAGTATAATAAGGCATTTCCGACAAATTAATATCCGTTAATTTTTGCAATGCAGGTAAGGCTTTCGGACCTTGTACCGCCAACAAAGAAGTTTTGTCGGAAATATTATGCATTTCTACATTCTTCGTATTGTGTTTCGAAATCCAATTCCAATCCTTCTCAATATTAGAAGCATTTACCACCAACATATATGTTTTTTCATCAATGCGATACACCAACAAATCATCTACAATTCCGCCTTTATCGTTTGGCAGGCAAGAATATTGCACTTTTCCATCTGCTAACACCGCCGCATCGTTAGAAGTAACGCGTTGAATTAAATCCAATGCATTTTCACCTTTCAAAATAAATTCGCCCATGTGCGACACATCAAATACTCCAACAGAACTGCGAACTGTAAGATGTTCGTCATTCAAACCGGAATAAGATACAGGCATATTGTATCCTGCAAAAGGAACCATTTTAGCACCCAAAGAAATGTGTTTATTTCCCAGTGCTACATTTTTTATTTCAGTGGCAGTTGTTTCCATTTTATTTTTTTTCTTTTTATGAAAATTCGTATTGATTCTTTTATTCGTAACCGTTACAAATGTATTTATTTTTTAATGAAAATAGTTTCGATATCAACTCCAAGTTCAATTTTTGAACAGTCGAAACATTTCGGATTGTTTTTTCGTACACCCATATAAGTTTCAGAAATAAAAAAAGAACTCTATACGACAAAAATTACAAAACCTAATCTATGCGCCAGTTAAAGATTTCCAAGCAGGTTACTAACCGTGAAACTGCTTCATTGGATAAGTATTTGCAAGAAATAGGACGCTTGAGTCTTATCTCGGCAGACGAAGAAGTTGTACTTGCCAGAAAAATAAAGGAAGGCGACCATGCCGCACTCGAGAAATTGACAAAAGCAAATTTGCGTTTTGTGGTTTCGGTTTCCAAACAATATCAAAACCAAGGACTGAGTTTACCGGATTTGATTAATGAAGGAAATTTGGGTTTAATAAAAGCGGCGCAACGTTTCGACGAAACAAGAGGATTCAAATTTATTTCCTACGCCGTTTGGTGGATTCGACAATCTATTTTACAGGCTTTGGCAGAACAATCGCGAATTGTGCGTTTGCCATTAAATAAAATTGGCTCGCTTAATAAAATAAATAAAGCTTTTGCGAAATTAGAGCAGGAGTTTGAGCGCGAACCTACACACGAAGAAATCGGGAACTTATTGGAATTAAGCGAATTGGAGGTAAAGGAATCTGTCAAAAATGCAGGCAGACATGTTTCCATGGATGCGCCGTTGAGTATGAGCGACGACAACGATAATACGATGTACGATGTATTGCGAAGTGATGAAAGTCCAAGTCCCGAATTCGCCTTAATGAACGAATCCTTGAGACGCGAAATTGAGCGAGCTTTAACCACACTAACAGGACGTGAAGCCGATGTAATTCGTTTGTATTTTGGCTTAAACGGCGAACATGCTTTAACGCTCGAAGAAATTGGCGAACGCTTTGATTTAACTCGAGAACGCGTACGACAAATAAAAGAAAAAGGCATCCGAAGATTAAAGCACACTTCGCGCAGCAAAATTTTAAAAACATATCTGGGATAAAATCGGAATGTGTTTGAAATGTGTGCGTTGTTTCCTTCTTTCGTATTCTGATATCAAAAGGGTCTTTGAAAAATTATTTTTTCAAAGACAAATAAATGCTTTGATTTTAAGTAGTATCCAGCTCATAGAAGTGATCATTGAATAAACAATTATTAAAAATTTAGGAATGAAAAAAAAATTACTCGCAAAAAGTGTAACATTACTTTTAGTTGCAACTCTGTTAAGCCCAAACATATTTGCACAAAACTCCGGAACAAATTGGTTAATCCATTACAACTATTCAAAAGACAGAGTTTTTTTGGAGAATAAAGGGCAGTTTTCAAATGAAGGAAATGGGAATTCGGCTATTAAATATGGGTTTGACGACGGTCAATCAAAAATTTATTTTACGGATAAAGGCATTCTGTACCGCTTCGATAAAAAGGAGGATACACCTCAAAATAATGAAGCAGGGGACAAGGATGAGCATAAAATAACCGTTAAAACAGACATTGTTTCTGCTATTTGGGAAGGCGCTAACAGCAATGTGCAAATCATAGGTGAATCTCCAAGGTCTGATTACTTTAGCTATAGCATTAATAATAATGGAATCTTACGAAATATCAATCACATTGCAGCATTCCAAAAAATAATTTATAAAAACCTTTATCCTAACATTGATGTAGAATATATTTTTCATCCTGATGAAGGAATTGAATATTCCTTGATTTTGCATCCAGGTGCAGATATTAATCAAGTAAAATTAAAATATTCGGATGGACATCGAGTACGTTTGGTAGATGGAGATACTCATATAACTACCTCATTTGGCGACATTATAGATCACGCACCTCTTGCATTTTATTCAGACAACCATTCCAATATTATATCCTCTCGTTTCGTAAAAAATTCGAATACCATTTTTTTTGGCTTAGTAAATTATGATACTTCAAAAGAAGTAACAATTGACCCTTGGACCATTGCTCCAGCATTTTCGAATAGTAATAAAGTTTGGAATACACAGGTTGATGCTGCAGGAAATGTATATTTATATGGAGGTGATAGTCCTTTGGCTTTAAAGAAGTACAGTGCTGCAGGATTACTTCAATGGACTTACAATACACCTTGGGATTCAGCTAATTATTGGATGGGTACGATGATTACCGATTTAGCTGGAAACTCTTATGTTACTTCTGGTTCTAACGGTGAGATTTCAAAGATAACTACTGGAGGAGCTTTGGTTTGGCACAATAATCCTAATGGACTTTTCGGACCACTTTTCGAATATTGGCATTTGGCCTTTAATTGCGATCAAACTCAGTTAGTAGTTGGCGGAATGAAAACTCCGAGTGCGTTTTCAATCAATGGCTATCGAGGCGCCATTATGACTATTAATCTCGCCAATGGAAGTATAACGAATACGATTATTGTTGGCGGCTTTTCTGGATTAGCTACAATTCATGAAGTCAGAGCTATTTGCCCTTCCTCCAATGGTAATTTTTATTTTATGACCTTAGATTCTATCGGATCGGTAACTCCCGCTCTAACATTAAACTATAAATCCATTAATGGGTATAATTTTTCTTATGGTAGTCCAAGTTACACCGTTAAAGGCAACTTGGGTTTAAATGCGATGAAGACAAACGGAAATTTCATCTATACACAAAATGGAAAAACTGTTGACAAACGTAATATAAGTAATGGAGCTATCATAGCAAGTTCTCCTATTCCAGGTGGAATTTCATCCTCCTTTTTTGGAGCAAGTTCTCCGGGTAACAGTGGATTAGATATAGACAGTTGCGGCAATGTATATGTTGGCTCTGGCAATCAAGTAGTACAATATGATGCCAATTTGAATCAGCTTTCCACTGCTGCTACACCTTCTGCTGTATATGATGTTGCCGTTAATAAAAACGGAGAGGTAATTGCTTGTGGAAATGGGTTTGCAACCTCATTGGCAATGGCAAATTGCCATCCGATAAAATCGATTTGTGTGATATGTGTTCCTCCAACAATAAACATCACGGCTTTGCCAACTACCATTTGCGCGGGAAGTAATACTGTTCTAACAGCAAGCGGTGGAACAACTTATAGTTGGAGCACAGGCGCGACCACTAATCCAATAACATTAAATCCGGCAACTACCACTACTTATACCGTAACAGGCACTACAGGTGGATGTTCTGGAACTGCTACGGTAACTGTTATCGTAAATCCATTACCAACAGTTGCAGTTAATTCACCAACTATTTGTGCAGGAACTTCAGCAACCTTAACAGGAACAGGTGCTACGACATACAGTTGGAGTACAGGTGCTACGACGAATCCGATAACTGTAAATCCAGCAAGTGCAACTTCTTATACGGTAACCGGCACTACAGGTGGTTGTTCAGGAACAGCAGTAGCGACAGTAACAGTAGTTCCAAGTTTAGGAATAACGATTAATCCATCACCAGTAACAATTTGTGCAGGTACGAATACGACATTGACAGCAAGCGGTGGAACAACTTATAGTTGGAGTACAGGCGCGACCACTAATCCAATAACATTAAATCCGGCAAGTACGACTACTTATACAGTAACAGGCACAACAGGTGGATGTACAGGAACGTCAACGGTAACTGTAACCGTAAATCCATTACCAACAGTATCGGTTAATTCACCAACAATTTGTGCAGGTACGAATACGACGCTGACAGCAAGTGGAGGAACAACTTACAGTTGGAGCACAGGCGCAACAACAAATCCAATAACAGTGAATCCGGCAGCAACGACAACTTATACCGTAACAGGAACTACTGGTGGCTGTTCAGGAACTGCCGTAGCAACGGTAACCGTAAACCCATTACCAGTAGTAACGGTTAACTCACCAACAATTTGTGCAGGTACGAATACGACGCTGACAGCAAGTGGTGGAACAACTTACAGTTGGAGTACAGGTGCTACAACGAATCCAATAACCGTAAATCCTGCAAGTACGACAACTTATACCGTAACAGGAACAAAGACAGGATGTACAGGTAGTATAACAGCCACAGTAACAGTAGATCCGGCAATCGTTTTAAATCCATCATCTACTCCAGCTACATGTGGAGGCAGCAATGGCAGTGTGGGTGTAGCAGCTTCGGGTGGTATAGGCACTTATACTTATTCTTGGAACCCTGGAGGAGCGGGTACAGCAAGTGTAGCGAATTTGAGTTCTGGATCTTATACCGTAACGGTAACGGATGCCAGCGGTTGTACACAAACAGCAATAGCCAATATAACAAATACAGGAGGTATTACATCTGTAACAAATAGTGCAACACCTGCAACGTGTGGTAAAAATAATGGAAAAGATACGATAACGAGTATAACAGGTGGTACATCGCCTTATACTTATTCTTGGTCAGGAGGACAAACTACCTCTGGTATATCGGGTCAAGCAGCAGGTACATACAACGTAACGGTAACAGATGCAAACGGTTGTAAGTACCCAACTTCTGTAATAATACCTGGTACACCTGCTGTTTCAATTACAATGGGTGTAGCAACGAATGTTAGTTGTAATGGAGGTAATAATGGAAAAGATTCAATAATTGTTTCAGGTGGTACAGGATCTTATACGTATTCTTGGAATACAATTCCTCCACAATCAAGCGCTACAGCGACTGGTTTAGCAATGGGGAATTATACTGTAACCGTAACAGATGCGAGTGGATGTTCGGCAACAGGAACCATCAACATTACTCAACCAACTAAATTAGATACATCAACAAGCTATGTTAACGAATTGTGTAACGGCGGCAATAATGGAACTGCAACTGTTAATGTAACAGGAGGCACAGGAGCTTATACGTATGTTTGGACACCAAACGTTAGTAGTACAGGAACTGCCACGGCATTATCAGCAGGAGCTTATTCCTTAACGGTGAAGGATGCCAACGGATGTAGTATTAGTAAATCATTTACAATTACTCAACCGAGTGCGATTGTTTTAAACACATCTTCAACACCGGCTACCTGCGGTTTGTCAAATGGAACAACTACTGTAAATAGCAATGGCGGAACAGGATCATACACCTATTCATGGAATTCTATTCCTGCTCAAACTACACAAACTGCAACTGGTTTAAATGTTGGTACGTATACTGCAACAGTAACAGATGCCAATGGTTGCACACAGACAGCCTCGGCAACAGTGAGTGTTGGACTTGTTACGATTAATATAAACCCTTCACCTGTAAGTATTTGTTTGGGAGATAGTACACTCTTAACTGCAAGCGGAGCAAGTACTTATAGTTGGAGCCCAGCTACGGGATTGAGTTCATCAACTGTCTCAAATCCAACAGCTAAACCAATATCTACAACCACTTATACAGTAACTGGAACTTCCGGAATATGTACTGCTTCTGCAAGTGTTGTAGTAACAGTAAATTTACTTCCTGTAATAACGGTAAATCCCTCTCCTGCTAATATTTGCCAAGGAAGTAGCACCATTTTAACAGCAAATGGAGCTGTTACGTATGCCTGGATTCCGAATACAGGACTCAGTAGCACAACAGGCTCTTCTGTAACAGCAAGTCCAGCTTCTACAATCACTTATACCGTAACAGGAACCAATGCTGCGGGTTGTTCCAACAACATTACTGTGAAGGTAATTGTAAATCCGAAACCAATTATAGACAGTTTAAGTGCGATTGTGTCACCGCCTTTGTGTAAAGGCATGAAAGGCAGCATTTCTGGTATTGTTGTAACTGGTGGAACCAGCCCATATACTTATTTATGGACACCTACTGGACAAAACACCGTAAATGCAACAGGATTAGCCGCCGGAAGTTACACTTTAACGGTAACCGATGCATCTGGATGTACAGCTAATTCAGGACCGTATATCCTTACAAACAGTTCCGTAACAGCTTCGTTTATTGCTAACCCTGATTCAGGAATTGCTCCTTTGCAAGTAAATTTCACCAATACAAGTACTGGCGCAAATAGTTATGAATGGTATTTAGGCAATGGAGAT
This genomic stretch from Bacteroidia bacterium harbors:
- a CDS encoding gliding motility-associated C-terminal domain-containing protein gives rise to the protein MKKKLLAKSVTLLLVATLLSPNIFAQNSGTNWLIHYNYSKDRVFLENKGQFSNEGNGNSAIKYGFDDGQSKIYFTDKGILYRFDKKEDTPQNNEAGDKDEHKITVKTDIVSAIWEGANSNVQIIGESPRSDYFSYSINNNGILRNINHIAAFQKIIYKNLYPNIDVEYIFHPDEGIEYSLILHPGADINQVKLKYSDGHRVRLVDGDTHITTSFGDIIDHAPLAFYSDNHSNIISSRFVKNSNTIFFGLVNYDTSKEVTIDPWTIAPAFSNSNKVWNTQVDAAGNVYLYGGDSPLALKKYSAAGLLQWTYNTPWDSANYWMGTMITDLAGNSYVTSGSNGEISKITTGGALVWHNNPNGLFGPLFEYWHLAFNCDQTQLVVGGMKTPSAFSINGYRGAIMTINLANGSITNTIIVGGFSGLATIHEVRAICPSSNGNFYFMTLDSIGSVTPALTLNYKSINGYNFSYGSPSYTVKGNLGLNAMKTNGNFIYTQNGKTVDKRNISNGAIIASSPIPGGISSSFFGASSPGNSGLDIDSCGNVYVGSGNQVVQYDANLNQLSTAATPSAVYDVAVNKNGEVIACGNGFATSLAMANCHPIKSICVICVPPTINITALPTTICAGSNTVLTASGGTTYSWSTGATTNPITLNPATTTTYTVTGTTGGCSGTATVTVIVNPLPTVAVNSPTICAGTSATLTGTGATTYSWSTGATTNPITVNPASATSYTVTGTTGGCSGTAVATVTVVPSLGITINPSPVTICAGTNTTLTASGGTTYSWSTGATTNPITLNPASTTTYTVTGTTGGCTGTSTVTVTVNPLPTVSVNSPTICAGTNTTLTASGGTTYSWSTGATTNPITVNPAATTTYTVTGTTGGCSGTAVATVTVNPLPVVTVNSPTICAGTNTTLTASGGTTYSWSTGATTNPITVNPASTTTYTVTGTKTGCTGSITATVTVDPAIVLNPSSTPATCGGSNGSVGVAASGGIGTYTYSWNPGGAGTASVANLSSGSYTVTVTDASGCTQTAIANITNTGGITSVTNSATPATCGKNNGKDTITSITGGTSPYTYSWSGGQTTSGISGQAAGTYNVTVTDANGCKYPTSVIIPGTPAVSITMGVATNVSCNGGNNGKDSIIVSGGTGSYTYSWNTIPPQSSATATGLAMGNYTVTVTDASGCSATGTINITQPTKLDTSTSYVNELCNGGNNGTATVNVTGGTGAYTYVWTPNVSSTGTATALSAGAYSLTVKDANGCSISKSFTITQPSAIVLNTSSTPATCGLSNGTTTVNSNGGTGSYTYSWNSIPAQTTQTATGLNVGTYTATVTDANGCTQTASATVSVGLVTININPSPVSICLGDSTLLTASGASTYSWSPATGLSSSTVSNPTAKPISTTTYTVTGTSGICTASASVVVTVNLLPVITVNPSPANICQGSSTILTANGAVTYAWIPNTGLSSTTGSSVTASPASTITYTVTGTNAAGCSNNITVKVIVNPKPIIDSLSAIVSPPLCKGMKGSISGIVVTGGTSPYTYLWTPTGQNTVNATGLAAGSYTLTVTDASGCTANSGPYILTNSSVTASFIANPDSGIAPLQVNFTNTSTGANSYEWYLGNGDTTNATNPNTTYQNTGAYNVELIATNANGCKDTAYGKIDVYGQSILIIPNVFSPNGDGKNDLFTVKSSGIVALHGEIFDRWGIKLYSWDGSSGGWNGVNTSGVEVPAGTYYYLITATGVDGKKYVEKGYLTLLR
- the gcvT gene encoding glycine cleavage system aminomethyltransferase GcvT, which produces MKNVALGNKHISLGAKMVPFAGYNMPVSYSGLNDEHLTVRSSVGVFDVSHMGEFILKGENALDLIQRVTSNDAAVLADGKVQYSCLPNDKGGIVDDLLVYRIDEKTYMLVVNASNIEKDWNWISKHNTKNVEMHNISDKTSLLAVQGPKALPALQKLTDINLSEMPYYTFKKGKFNGIENVLISNTGYTGAGGFEIYFENEVADKMWNAIFEAGKEFGIKPIGLGARDTLRLEMGFCLYGNDIDDTTSPIEAGLGWITKFTKDFTNKKIFLEQKEKGVTKKLIGFEMIERGIPRHDYEITDMEGNVIGKVTSGTQSPSLNKGIGMGYVKINFSKPDSEIFIKIRDKAIKAKVCKIPFLKNN
- a CDS encoding DUF5677 domain-containing protein, whose amino-acid sequence is MDNYSEIHFEFTIATAKLDLLIKTAIEIGNRMKGKQFPENSPIYYSEGLGQKIINHILSVRNLLNGYQFSYGEILFAPKLDYSSIFVLTRAALETYLALNYVFIAENNETLKQFRFLCWDLAGYIERKDMTATTEEDKIKKQVEAEAIATIKRELAENPIFKLLEQHDQKKALKGEWRLNFKWHDLAMKAGFSEAFFRQQYKFLCCYAHASRLSVIQIQQNKTIEQQKEMVISAIDTLLMVLAKHMYDYIEIMPELKEIKNDMTKYQIILNYKYIGDNFLQPNKKN
- a CDS encoding 2-phosphosulfolactate phosphatase — protein: MNKVEVCFSPSLYPVYERKESIVVIIDVLRATSAICTAFHHGAEKIIPVATVEEALDYKQKGFLAGAERDAIKVEGFDFGNSPFDYMTERIKGKSIVLTTTNGTQAIEAAKNADKVVVGSFLNFTILCDFLKKENKSVLLLCSGWKNRFNLEDTLFAGAVAEELSKHENFPFLDDAALASKYMYQTAKINPHKYLRNSSHRQRLAALHLKKDIKYCLAFDKTNLIPILQNGVLVKL
- a CDS encoding sigma-70 family RNA polymerase sigma factor; this encodes MRQLKISKQVTNRETASLDKYLQEIGRLSLISADEEVVLARKIKEGDHAALEKLTKANLRFVVSVSKQYQNQGLSLPDLINEGNLGLIKAAQRFDETRGFKFISYAVWWIRQSILQALAEQSRIVRLPLNKIGSLNKINKAFAKLEQEFEREPTHEEIGNLLELSELEVKESVKNAGRHVSMDAPLSMSDDNDNTMYDVLRSDESPSPEFALMNESLRREIERALTTLTGREADVIRLYFGLNGEHALTLEEIGERFDLTRERVRQIKEKGIRRLKHTSRSKILKTYLG